One Curtobacterium sp. BH-2-1-1 genomic region harbors:
- the groL gene encoding chaperonin GroEL (60 kDa chaperone family; promotes refolding of misfolded polypeptides especially under stressful conditions; forms two stacked rings of heptamers to form a barrel-shaped 14mer; ends can be capped by GroES; misfolded proteins enter the barrel where they are refolded when GroES binds) has translation MAKIIAFDEEARRGLERGLNILADAVKVTLGPRGRNVVLEKKWGAPTITNDGVSIAKEIELDDPYEKIGAELVKEVAKKTDDVAGDGTTTATVLAQALVREGLRNVAAGADPVSLKRGIEKAVAAVSDQLLANAKDIETKDQIAATASISAADPTIGALIAEAIDKVGKEGVVTVEESNTFGTELELTEGMRFDKGYLSQYFVTDPERQEAVFEDAYILIVNSKISNIKDLLPVVDKVIQAGKQLLIIAEDVDGEALATLVVNKIRGIFKSVAVKAPGFGDRRKAMLQDIAILTGGQVISEEVGLKLENATLDLLGKARKVIITKDETTIVEGAGDEEQIAGRVRQIRSEIEATDSDYDREKLQERLAKLAGGVAVIKAGAATEVELKERKHRIEDAVRNAKAAVEEGIVAGGGVALIQASVVLDTLELEGDEATGANIVRVAIDAPLKQIALNAGLEPGVVAAKVRELESGHGLNAATGEYVDLVAAGIIDPAKVTRSALQNAASIAGLFLTTEAVVADKPERTPAAPAGDPTGGMDF, from the coding sequence CCGTGGCCTCGAGCGCGGCCTGAACATCCTGGCTGACGCCGTGAAGGTGACGCTCGGCCCGCGCGGCCGCAACGTCGTCCTCGAGAAGAAGTGGGGCGCCCCCACGATCACGAACGACGGTGTCTCCATCGCCAAGGAGATCGAGCTCGACGACCCGTACGAGAAGATCGGTGCGGAGCTCGTCAAGGAGGTCGCCAAGAAGACCGACGACGTCGCCGGTGACGGCACGACCACCGCGACCGTCCTCGCCCAGGCCCTCGTCCGCGAAGGCCTCCGCAACGTCGCCGCCGGTGCCGACCCCGTGTCGCTCAAGCGCGGCATCGAGAAGGCCGTCGCCGCCGTTTCCGACCAGCTCCTCGCCAACGCGAAGGACATCGAGACCAAGGACCAGATCGCCGCGACCGCGTCGATCTCGGCCGCTGACCCGACCATCGGCGCGCTCATCGCCGAGGCCATCGACAAGGTCGGCAAGGAAGGTGTCGTCACCGTCGAGGAGTCGAACACCTTCGGCACCGAGCTCGAGCTCACCGAGGGCATGCGCTTCGACAAGGGCTACCTGTCGCAGTACTTCGTGACCGACCCCGAGCGTCAGGAAGCCGTCTTCGAGGACGCCTACATCCTGATCGTCAACTCGAAGATCTCGAACATCAAGGACCTCCTGCCGGTCGTCGACAAGGTGATCCAGGCGGGCAAGCAGCTCCTGATCATCGCCGAGGACGTCGACGGCGAGGCCCTGGCCACGCTCGTCGTGAACAAGATCCGCGGCATCTTCAAGTCCGTCGCCGTCAAGGCCCCGGGCTTCGGCGACCGTCGCAAGGCCATGCTGCAGGACATCGCGATCCTCACCGGCGGCCAGGTCATCTCGGAAGAGGTCGGCCTCAAGCTCGAGAACGCGACGCTCGACCTGCTCGGCAAGGCCCGCAAGGTCATCATCACCAAGGACGAGACGACCATCGTCGAGGGTGCCGGTGACGAGGAGCAGATCGCGGGCCGCGTCCGCCAGATCCGCTCCGAGATCGAGGCGACCGACTCCGACTACGACCGCGAGAAGCTCCAGGAGCGCCTCGCGAAGCTCGCCGGTGGCGTGGCCGTCATCAAGGCCGGTGCCGCGACCGAGGTCGAGCTCAAGGAGCGCAAGCACCGCATCGAGGACGCCGTCCGCAACGCGAAGGCCGCTGTCGAAGAGGGCATCGTCGCCGGTGGTGGCGTCGCCCTCATCCAGGCGTCCGTCGTGCTCGACACCCTCGAGCTCGAGGGCGACGAGGCGACCGGTGCGAACATCGTCCGCGTCGCGATCGACGCGCCGCTCAAGCAGATCGCGCTGAACGCCGGTCTCGAGCCGGGTGTCGTCGCCGCCAAGGTCCGCGAGCTCGAGTCGGGTCACGGCCTCAACGCCGCGACCGGTGAGTACGTCGATCTCGTCGCCGCGGGCATCATCGACCCGGCCAAGGTCACGCGCTCGGCGCTGCAGAACGCTGCGTCGATCGCCGGTCTGTTCCTCACGACCGAGGCCGTCGTCGCCGACAAGCCCGAGCGCACCCCTGCTGCTCCGGCCGGCGACCCGACGGGTGGCATGGACTTCTAA
- a CDS encoding endonuclease domain-containing protein — MFCPLSPETVPAQEARLGSSPQVASRRSSVGHLLATMVRMRDARPLPVPFQYAPFRVRDALARDIPAGRLRRRDLESPVHGVRARAGSTVSRIDAIAVVLRPDQHFSHTSAASIWGAPLPSAARNGPVHVTSASDNAMRRTGVVGHRSASTDVRLHCGKRVSAPAQMWFECASLLELADLVVIGDHLVGRSGLATIDELAEAIRAGARASRMARAALELIRVGAESAMETRVRLAVVDAGFPEPQLNIDVLDGAGKFLGRVDMAWPEYRIALEYDGDHHRERETFHHDQRRRNGFEVNGWLVIHVTAADAARPAVMFERLRQAFALRVGRTRGQSTADRAVRAGLERRT; from the coding sequence GTGTTCTGCCCGCTCAGTCCCGAGACTGTTCCCGCACAGGAGGCGCGGCTCGGCAGTTCTCCACAGGTCGCCTCCCGAAGATCCTCCGTTGGGCACCTCTTGGCGACGATGGTGCGCATGCGCGACGCACGTCCCCTTCCGGTTCCGTTCCAGTACGCCCCGTTCCGCGTTCGGGACGCGCTTGCGCGGGACATCCCCGCGGGTCGACTCCGGCGCCGTGACCTCGAGTCGCCCGTCCACGGTGTGCGCGCTCGTGCCGGTTCGACCGTCAGTCGGATCGACGCGATCGCGGTGGTGCTCCGACCCGACCAGCACTTCAGCCACACCAGTGCGGCGTCGATCTGGGGCGCACCGTTGCCGTCGGCTGCTCGCAACGGCCCGGTGCACGTCACCTCGGCGTCGGACAACGCCATGCGGCGCACCGGAGTGGTGGGGCACCGGTCGGCATCGACGGACGTCCGACTGCACTGTGGCAAACGGGTGAGCGCACCGGCGCAGATGTGGTTCGAGTGTGCCTCGCTGCTCGAACTCGCCGACCTGGTGGTGATCGGTGATCACCTCGTCGGTCGGAGCGGACTCGCGACCATCGATGAGCTCGCCGAGGCGATCCGTGCTGGGGCACGAGCATCTCGGATGGCGCGTGCTGCACTGGAGTTGATCCGCGTCGGAGCGGAGTCAGCGATGGAGACCCGCGTCCGTCTCGCCGTCGTCGACGCGGGGTTCCCCGAGCCGCAGCTCAACATCGACGTCCTCGACGGTGCTGGCAAGTTCCTCGGACGCGTCGACATGGCCTGGCCGGAGTACCGCATCGCCCTCGAGTACGACGGTGACCACCACCGGGAGCGCGAGACCTTCCACCACGACCAGCGTCGCCGGAACGGCTTCGAGGTGAACGGCTGGCTCGTGATCCACGTCACCGCTGCCGATGCCGCTCGTCCAGCGGTCATGTTCGAGCGACTGCGTCAGGCTTTCGCGTTGCGAGTGGGCAGGACACGCGGCCAGTCGACCGCCGACCGGGCGGTTCGTGCCGGTCTGGAGCGTCGAACGTGA
- a CDS encoding cell wall metabolism sensor histidine kinase WalK, translating to MHTRMSRWWDGISLRTKITGITVLLVALGLLVAGLGTMTVLSTYLMAQLDNNVRQTTEQLEGQNISDGEQYCKLSVVLSQSAYVAAYDSAGKQICQTPASSRPDIHELDFSSAAQTSSRFSLYDSQHNHEWRAQVIPASLQDQSTGTTQAGYVLVAVSSADTDQTVLRFTAIFLSFGASVILLGAMLTRLLVTATFDPLRDVEDTAARFAAGDFNQRLEADTPNTEVGRLNRSLNSMLERIDSAFEDRQRTIDQMRRFVGDASHELRTPLVSLRGYAELYRMGALRKEEDVAQAMERIEKEAQRMGLLVQDLLQLARIDESKPLELGPVDLVAIARDSALDTMASNPDREIQVLVEDSVTGESVPHAVRPASAPASAPGSGDGPPASPTSANTTGPIAFSRQTIARLRARRTRAMGVDGTAAPTDETTPLPTVVLPKRPPIVLAEENKIRQIVTNLMGNAMRFTEHDDPIEIGIGVDDERGMAHIDVIDHGEGIPPQLRDKIFQRFWRADTSRARDTGGSGLGLAIVSGIVAAHHGSVEVFDTEGGGATFRVWLPLLPRDYAAPAPAGA from the coding sequence ATGCACACGCGAATGAGCCGCTGGTGGGACGGGATCTCCCTGCGCACCAAGATCACCGGGATCACGGTGCTCCTGGTGGCGCTCGGACTGCTCGTCGCGGGGCTCGGCACGATGACGGTGCTGTCGACGTACCTCATGGCCCAGCTGGACAACAACGTCCGTCAGACGACGGAACAGCTCGAGGGTCAGAACATCAGCGACGGTGAGCAGTACTGCAAGCTCTCCGTCGTCCTCTCGCAGAGCGCGTACGTCGCCGCGTACGACTCCGCCGGCAAGCAGATCTGCCAGACCCCGGCGTCGAGCCGCCCCGACATCCACGAGCTCGACTTCTCCTCCGCGGCGCAGACCAGTTCGCGCTTCTCGCTGTACGACAGCCAGCACAACCACGAGTGGCGTGCGCAGGTCATCCCGGCGTCGCTGCAGGACCAGTCGACCGGCACCACGCAGGCCGGGTACGTCCTGGTCGCGGTGTCGAGCGCCGACACCGACCAGACCGTCCTGCGATTCACCGCCATCTTCCTGAGCTTCGGTGCCTCGGTGATCCTGCTCGGCGCCATGCTCACTCGGCTCCTCGTGACAGCGACGTTCGACCCCCTGCGCGACGTCGAGGACACCGCTGCCCGGTTCGCCGCCGGTGACTTCAACCAGCGCCTCGAAGCCGACACCCCCAACACCGAGGTCGGTCGACTGAACCGGTCCCTCAACTCCATGCTCGAGCGCATCGACTCCGCGTTCGAGGACCGGCAGCGCACCATCGACCAGATGCGCCGGTTCGTCGGGGACGCCTCCCACGAGCTCCGCACGCCCCTCGTGTCGCTCCGCGGGTACGCCGAGCTCTACCGGATGGGCGCGCTCCGTAAGGAAGAGGACGTCGCCCAGGCGATGGAGCGCATCGAGAAGGAAGCCCAGCGCATGGGCCTCCTCGTGCAGGACCTGCTACAGCTCGCCCGCATCGACGAGTCGAAGCCGCTCGAGCTCGGCCCGGTCGACCTCGTCGCCATCGCCCGTGACTCCGCGCTCGACACGATGGCGTCGAACCCCGACCGCGAGATCCAGGTGCTCGTCGAGGACTCGGTGACCGGCGAGAGCGTGCCGCACGCGGTCCGCCCGGCGTCGGCTCCCGCCTCGGCCCCCGGTTCCGGCGACGGCCCCCCGGCATCGCCGACGTCCGCGAACACGACCGGCCCCATCGCGTTCTCGCGCCAGACGATCGCGCGACTCCGCGCCCGCCGCACCCGCGCGATGGGTGTCGACGGCACGGCTGCCCCCACCGACGAGACCACCCCGCTGCCCACCGTCGTGCTGCCGAAGCGGCCGCCGATCGTCCTGGCGGAGGAGAACAAGATCCGCCAGATCGTGACGAACCTCATGGGCAACGCCATGCGCTTCACGGAGCACGACGACCCGATCGAGATCGGCATCGGCGTGGACGACGAGCGCGGGATGGCGCACATCGACGTGATCGACCACGGCGAGGGCATCCCGCCGCAGCTGCGCGACAAGATCTTCCAGCGCTTCTGGCGTGCCGACACCTCGCGCGCACGGGACACCGGCGGCTCGGGCCTCGGGCTCGCGATCGTCTCGGGCATCGTCGCGGCGCACCACGGGTCGGTCGAGGTGTTCGACACCGAGGGCGGCGGCGCGACCTTCCGCGTGTGGCTCCCCCTGCTCCCCCGCGACTACGCCGCCCCCGCGCCCGCCGGCGCTTGA
- a CDS encoding response regulator transcription factor, producing the protein MSDGPKILIVDDEPNIRDLLTTSLRFAGFAVRAVGNGAQAISAVLEEEPDLIILDVMLPDMNGFGVTKRLRSSGYTSPILFLTAKDDTEDKITGLTVGGDDYVTKPFSLDEIVARIKAILRRTMNDEEDAIIRAGELTMDQDTHEVTIGDAQIELSPTEFKLLRYLMLNPNRVLSKAQILDHVWEYDFNGDAGIVESYISYLRRKLDQYSAEPIIQTKRGFGYMLKASKAS; encoded by the coding sequence ATGAGCGATGGCCCCAAGATCCTGATCGTCGACGACGAGCCGAACATCCGCGACCTCCTGACGACCTCGCTGCGTTTCGCCGGCTTCGCCGTGCGCGCGGTGGGCAACGGAGCACAGGCGATCTCCGCCGTGCTCGAGGAAGAGCCGGACCTGATCATCCTCGACGTCATGCTGCCCGACATGAACGGCTTCGGCGTCACCAAGCGCCTGCGGTCGTCGGGGTACACCTCCCCGATCCTGTTCCTCACCGCCAAGGACGACACCGAGGACAAGATCACCGGTCTCACCGTCGGCGGCGACGACTACGTCACGAAGCCGTTCTCCCTCGACGAGATCGTCGCCCGCATCAAGGCGATCCTCCGTCGCACGATGAACGACGAGGAAGACGCGATCATCCGCGCCGGCGAGCTCACGATGGACCAGGACACGCACGAGGTCACGATCGGCGACGCGCAGATCGAGCTCTCCCCGACCGAGTTCAAGCTGCTCCGCTACCTCATGCTCAACCCGAACCGCGTGCTGTCGAAGGCGCAGATCCTCGACCACGTGTGGGAGTACGACTTCAACGGCGACGCCGGCATCGTCGAGTCCTACATCTCCTACCTGCGCCGCAAGCTCGACCAGTACTCGGCCGAGCCGATCATCCAGACCAAGCGCGGGTTCGGCTACATGCTCAAGGCGTCCAAGGCCTCGTAG
- a CDS encoding DNA repair helicase XPB encodes MNGPLIVQSDRTVLLEVAHPDAEDARHDLAVFAELERAPEHVHTYRITRLGLWNARAAGHDAESMIHTLEHFAKFPVPQSVTVDIRDTVARYGRLVIRREERPDAPAIANSPAEELERQPVLLLTASEPTVLAEVIRSKRIKPLLGDMRSPEEVELLPWARGQIKQELVKLGWPAEDLAGYTPGQPHPIDLDTDDWHLRPYQEQAVDTFFAQGSGVVVLPCGAGKTLVGAGAMATVKATTLILVTNTVSARQWRSELLRRTTLTEDEIGEYSGSVKEIRPVTIATYQILTARRKGEYTHLSLLDALDWGLIVYDEVHLLPAPVFKLTADLQARRRLGLTATLVREDGREGDVFSLIGPKRYDAPWKEIEAQGYISPAACYEVRIDLPHQDRLEYAASSDDERYRLAATSPAKTPVVRELIEKHRGEQILVIGQYIDQLDSLAGSLDAAEITGSTPVDERERLYQAFREGSIDVLVVSKVANFSVDLPDATVAIQVSGSFGSRQEEAQRLGRLLRPNKDGLPASFYTLVTRDTVDQDFAQNRQRFLAEQGYSYTILDADQVQAVVG; translated from the coding sequence ATGAACGGACCGCTGATCGTGCAGAGCGACCGCACCGTGCTCCTCGAGGTGGCGCACCCCGACGCCGAGGACGCACGGCACGACCTCGCGGTGTTCGCCGAGCTCGAACGCGCGCCGGAACACGTGCACACGTACCGCATCACCCGACTCGGCCTGTGGAACGCGCGGGCGGCCGGGCACGACGCCGAGAGCATGATCCACACGCTCGAGCACTTCGCGAAGTTCCCCGTCCCGCAGAGCGTCACGGTGGACATCCGCGACACCGTGGCACGGTACGGCCGACTCGTCATCCGGCGCGAAGAGCGTCCGGACGCGCCGGCGATCGCGAACTCCCCGGCCGAAGAGCTCGAGCGCCAGCCGGTCCTGCTCCTCACCGCGTCCGAGCCCACGGTCCTCGCCGAGGTCATCCGCTCGAAGCGGATCAAGCCGCTGCTGGGCGACATGCGCTCCCCGGAAGAGGTCGAGCTGCTCCCGTGGGCACGCGGGCAGATCAAGCAGGAGCTCGTGAAGCTCGGCTGGCCGGCCGAGGACCTCGCCGGGTACACGCCCGGGCAGCCGCACCCGATCGACCTCGACACCGACGACTGGCACCTGCGTCCCTACCAGGAACAGGCGGTCGACACGTTCTTCGCGCAGGGCTCCGGCGTCGTCGTGCTGCCCTGTGGTGCCGGCAAGACGCTCGTGGGCGCCGGAGCGATGGCGACGGTCAAGGCGACGACGCTCATCCTCGTGACGAACACCGTCTCGGCCCGGCAGTGGCGATCCGAGCTGCTGCGCCGGACCACCCTCACCGAGGACGAGATCGGCGAGTACTCGGGCAGCGTGAAGGAGATCCGTCCGGTCACGATCGCGACGTACCAGATCCTCACCGCCCGCCGGAAGGGCGAGTACACGCACCTGTCGCTCCTCGACGCCCTCGACTGGGGACTCATCGTCTACGACGAGGTGCACCTGCTGCCGGCGCCGGTGTTCAAGCTCACCGCCGACCTCCAGGCCCGGCGGCGACTCGGGCTCACGGCGACCCTCGTGCGCGAGGACGGGCGCGAGGGCGACGTCTTCTCGCTCATCGGGCCGAAGCGCTACGACGCCCCGTGGAAGGAGATCGAGGCGCAGGGGTACATCTCCCCCGCCGCCTGCTACGAGGTGCGCATCGACCTGCCGCACCAGGACCGCCTCGAGTACGCGGCATCAAGCGACGACGAGCGGTACCGGCTCGCGGCGACCTCGCCGGCGAAGACCCCGGTGGTGCGCGAGCTCATCGAGAAGCACCGCGGCGAGCAGATCCTCGTGATCGGGCAGTACATCGACCAGCTCGACTCGCTCGCCGGGTCCCTGGACGCCGCCGAGATCACCGGTTCGACCCCCGTCGACGAGCGGGAGCGGCTCTACCAGGCCTTCCGCGAGGGGTCGATCGACGTGCTCGTCGTCTCGAAGGTCGCGAACTTCTCGGTCGACCTGCCCGACGCGACGGTGGCGATCCAGGTGTCCGGCTCGTTCGGATCCCGTCAGGAAGAGGCCCAGCGACTCGGCCGACTCCTCCGCCCGAACAAGGACGGGCTGCCGGCGTCGTTCTACACGCTCGTGACGCGGGACACCGTCGACCAGGACTTCGCGCAGAACCGGCAGCGGTTCCTCGCGGAGCAGGGGTACTCCTACACGATCCTCGATGCCGACCAGGTCCAGGCGGTCGTGGGCTGA
- a CDS encoding helicase-associated domain-containing protein has protein sequence MTTTADLAARLRAMPDDALERLVVARRLPAAVLAETGPLRISDFFDLAEALRTDDAVDAAIEHLPRRTLLALRDGAGSADDLAPAVALGLADEDGGVDDAVSARLAAHDEIAGLPGGADHPRPAAPVDETGDDERARTTGAEHAFATMTVLAELLRAVSEGAVRELVKGGIGTPLAKTLGERAGADPVVVPGRLALLERIGFADTGNGTWATTAAGDAWLVASWPDRWSTLVSAWRDALDPAVRSVLDVAGDDLRDLVSAGRWAYPAGSRWLDAVLLDVAGTAAALGLTVDGRVTSTGRALLDGDPAPAAEDLPRTVDAVYLQHDLTVIAPGPLAPVDDAALRTVAVLEAPGLAARYRISEDSLRRAFRAGHTRQDVVALLERLSATGLPQPLSYLVDQVSSRDGSIVVDVGADGVGARVHGTPDQLDLIGVDAELRQLAWERSDLTTLLTRYPPHVVHTALEDQRYPAVLTAAARPATGSVPPGRRRTTGRNPEQAAHALVERLRVTTERGEAEPEQEWLGRQIDLAVRGRTPIRLTVRMPDGSERPFSIVPTSVAAGRVRGRDTAVDVERTLPLSLVVAVESDA, from the coding sequence ATGACGACCACCGCAGACCTCGCCGCCCGGCTCCGGGCGATGCCGGACGACGCCCTCGAACGGCTCGTCGTGGCGCGCCGGCTCCCCGCGGCGGTCCTCGCCGAGACCGGCCCGCTGCGCATCTCGGACTTCTTCGACCTCGCCGAGGCGCTCCGCACCGACGACGCGGTCGACGCCGCGATCGAGCACCTGCCCCGTCGGACACTGCTCGCGCTGCGTGACGGCGCGGGCTCCGCCGACGACCTCGCCCCGGCGGTCGCGCTCGGCCTGGCGGACGAGGACGGCGGCGTCGACGACGCGGTGTCGGCCCGGCTGGCCGCCCACGACGAGATCGCCGGTCTCCCAGGAGGCGCGGACCACCCCCGCCCCGCCGCTCCGGTGGACGAGACGGGCGACGACGAGCGCGCCCGGACGACCGGCGCGGAGCACGCCTTCGCGACGATGACCGTGCTCGCCGAACTCCTCCGGGCGGTGTCCGAGGGCGCGGTGCGCGAGCTCGTGAAGGGCGGCATCGGCACCCCGCTCGCGAAGACGCTCGGCGAGCGTGCCGGCGCGGACCCGGTCGTGGTCCCCGGCCGCCTGGCGCTGCTCGAACGGATCGGGTTCGCGGACACGGGCAACGGCACGTGGGCGACCACGGCGGCCGGCGACGCCTGGCTCGTCGCGAGCTGGCCGGACCGCTGGTCGACGCTGGTGTCGGCATGGCGGGACGCACTCGACCCCGCCGTCCGGAGCGTGCTCGACGTGGCCGGCGACGACCTGCGCGACCTCGTGTCGGCCGGCCGGTGGGCGTACCCGGCGGGCTCGCGCTGGCTCGACGCGGTGCTGCTCGACGTCGCGGGCACCGCGGCCGCACTCGGGCTCACGGTCGACGGCCGCGTGACGAGCACCGGCCGTGCACTGCTGGACGGAGACCCGGCCCCCGCTGCGGAGGACCTCCCCCGCACGGTCGACGCCGTGTACCTGCAGCACGACCTCACGGTCATCGCACCGGGACCGCTCGCGCCGGTCGACGACGCCGCGCTCCGGACCGTCGCCGTGCTCGAGGCGCCGGGCCTCGCCGCCCGGTACCGCATCTCCGAGGACTCGCTCCGCCGCGCGTTCCGGGCCGGCCACACCCGGCAGGACGTCGTCGCGCTGCTGGAACGGCTGTCCGCGACGGGCCTGCCGCAGCCGCTCTCCTACCTCGTCGACCAGGTGTCCTCGCGGGACGGCAGCATCGTGGTCGACGTCGGCGCCGACGGGGTCGGGGCCCGCGTGCACGGCACGCCGGACCAGCTCGACCTCATCGGGGTGGACGCCGAGCTCCGGCAGCTGGCGTGGGAGCGCAGCGACCTGACCACCCTGCTGACCCGCTACCCGCCGCACGTCGTCCACACGGCGCTCGAGGACCAGCGCTACCCGGCCGTCCTGACGGCCGCAGCCCGCCCGGCGACGGGATCCGTTCCTCCAGGCCGTCGACGCACCACCGGACGCAACCCGGAGCAGGCGGCGCACGCACTCGTGGAACGGCTCCGTGTCACCACCGAGCGCGGCGAGGCCGAGCCCGAGCAGGAGTGGCTGGGGCGGCAGATCGACCTCGCCGTCCGAGGACGCACGCCGATCCGCCTGACGGTGCGCATGCCGGACGGTTCCGAGCGGCCGTTCTCGATCGTGCCGACCTCGGTCGCCGCCGGACGCGTGCGGGGACGCGACACGGCCGTCGACGTCGAGCGGACGCTCCCGCTCTCCCTCGTGGTGGCTGTGGAGAGCGACGCCTGA